Proteins from one Parasteatoda tepidariorum isolate YZ-2023 chromosome 4, CAS_Ptep_4.0, whole genome shotgun sequence genomic window:
- the LOC107440451 gene encoding uncharacterized protein, with protein MEEKKCLQSESEKVIAVSKTIPPKKRVAKPDDGFAWVVAIAACAINLIMAGLGRMSGILFVAFIEIFGVDRKSASMPFSVRSSARNLFGPVVGILGQKYGSRKVIVVGGIVGTLSSAACFFAPDIVWITVLWGGVNGLGSALTVTLPQVVISQYFVKYRTTAVGIAFSGGCIGSFMFPVLLEYLLQNFGIQGTFLIMGAIIMHTIPAALILKKPPWLKSDAQKTEKSPNGSLSSMEKLEDGNGTVDVKSPTELVPKMDYLSTDRMSVTSVNECASKRSSLRTTSDDAFPDVSYLRQNSELVVKVVSLNISGDCLSISENENNDIMEEIISMCESRRNEQISLFRKNLKYFGDDVFDAREDFDSAKKSIEAQRKCKSCKLKPNVRLCRPHSDSDLSLLGNEAPENKTLNKLLQLQEIDKQKIAELFPGEEAKVIRILTEFRLLNLARPKTEEKVHKEQLPSEKQNVDIKVKTDEKETRANSFMDHIKTAFSLYANPLFLMVCLCRAVHFIAFIPAMTTVVDFTMDKGLHEDDGKYAIAAISMGDLLGRLCLGWITDRGYMTLPKYMMVFMVVQGFSTASLPMMNTKATIFANLALFGMLQGSLFVRHPVLIAKYMNNDEQSIAMGCVNFFSGLLGFGLPMYIGYFRDTIGSYDYIFYLNGMLGACVGILWAFEPFFVRCVNTKTIQKTSGV; from the exons ggTAATAGCTGTTTCAAAGACTATTCCGCCAAAGAAGAGAGTAGCCAAACCTGATGATGGATTTGCCTGGGTAGTAGCCATTGCTGCCTGTGCTATTAACTTGATTATGGCAGGACTGGGCCGGATGTCCGGCATCTTGTTTGTGGCATTTATTGAAATCTTTGGAGTTGATAGAAAAAGTGCATCCATGCCATTCAGTGTGAGATCATCAGCAAGGAACTTATTTG GTCCTGTGGTTGGAATCCTTGGACAAAAGTATGGTTCACGGAAAGTGATCGTGGTTGGTGGTATCGTCGGTACTCTAAGCTCTGCAGCATGTTTCTTCGCTCCTGACATTGTGTGGATTACAGTCCTCTGGGGTGGTGTGAACG gTCTGGGTTCAGCCCTTACTGTTACTTTACCTCAGGTTGTCATAAGTCAGTACTTCGTGAAATATCGCACGACTGCAGTTGGAATAGCCTTTTCTGGTGGCTGTATCGGTTCTTTTATGTTCCCGGTATTGCTGGAATATCTTCTGCAGAACTTTGGCATCCAAGGGACTTTTCTCATAATGGGAGCGATCATCATGCACACAATTCCAGCTGCACTTATTTTGAAGAAACCACCCTGGTTGAAAAGCGACGcacaaaaaactgaaaagagtCCTAATGGTAGTTTGTCATCAATGGAAAAACTGGAAGACGGCAACGGAACTGTTGATGTTAAGTCCCCAACTGAGTTAGTTCCAAAGATGGACTACTTGAGCACTGATCGAATGAGCGTTACGTCTGTTAATGAGTGCGCCTCTAAAAGGTCATCTTTAAGGACTACTTCTGACGACGCATTCCCCGATGTTAGCTACTTGAGACAAAACAGTGAACTTGTAGTTAAAGTAGTCAGTCTAAATATTTCGGGCGATTGCCTCAGTATTTCAGAAAACGAGAATAACGATATCATGGAGGAAATTATATCGATGTGCGAATCTAGACGTAATGAACAAATATCGTTATTCCGGAAAAACCTTAAATATTTCGGGGACGACGTTTTTGACGCGAGGGAAGATTTTGACTCCGCGAAAAAAAGCATCGAGGCTCAACGAAAATGCAAGAGCTGCAAATTGAAACCGAATGTCAGGTTGTGTAGACCCCATTCGGATTCGGATCTTTCTCTGTTGGGGAACGAAGCTCCCGAAAATAAAACTCTGAACAAATTACTGCAGCTCCAGGaaattgataaacaaaaaattgcagaaCTTTTTCCCGGGGAGGAAGCTAAAGTTATCCGGATCTTGACGGAATTCCGCCTGCTTAACTTAGCTCGTCCAAAAACCGAAGAAAAAGTTCACAAGGAACAATTACcatctgaaaaacaaaatgtcgATATCAAAGTAAAAACAGACGAAAAAGAAACTCGTGCCAATTCATTCATGGACCACATCAAAACAGCGTTTAGTCTCTACGCGAATCCCCTATTTCTCATGGTGTGTTTGTGTCGCGCAGTTCACTTCATTGCCTTCATACCTGCCATGACTACCGTGGTGGATTTTACCATGGATAAAGGACTCCATGAAGATGATGGTAAATATGCTATTGCCGCCATATCCATGGGTGATCTGCTTGGGCGATTATGTCTTGGATGGATCACGGATCGTGGTTATATGACTCTTCCCAAGTATATGATGGTATTTATGGTTGTACAAGGTTTCAGCACTGCTTCCTTGCCGATGATGAATACGAAAGCGACTATATTTGCCAACTTGGCTCTGTTTGGCATGCTTCAGGGGTCTCTGTTTGTTAGGCACCCTGTGTTAATTGCAAAGTATATGAACAACGATGAACAATCCATAGCAATGGGCTGTGTGAATTTCTTCTCTGGTCTATTAGGATTTGGACTCCCTATGTATATTG gttATTTCCGAGACACAATTGGATCATACGATTATATATTCTATTTGAACGGCATGCTTGGTGCTTGCGTGGGAATTCTCTGGGCATTCGAACCCTTCTTCGTTCGATGCGTGAACACAAAGACAATTCAGAAGACGTCTGGTGTCTGA